From Anopheles darlingi chromosome 2, idAnoDarlMG_H_01, whole genome shotgun sequence, the proteins below share one genomic window:
- the LOC125949905 gene encoding uncharacterized protein LOC125949905: MRAPTVTATTVTVAPAAGGTMFGITNAHLVQSLSGPASTGTIGLPPIKADSPTGPVQLTSSGGTGRVKVNRASSVCGPGPGMMLVSSLKASSRSGTSSPVKRNSSSSSSFGSSSDRRSIFYTDTEPEQGSKTQTSKQYDGVVNDESCSASKIYTLAPVTTTSGSDVDEVKQPRQDRRKMAATGNGGTAGVRAEELLRRLGDGQVRSKQQRPSSTGLEGVIGPKAHLKLVSQELEWERKLRDDQLSRILKALIGFENRLKNEQNRIRQQLYEKDDVINRQNCTINRMKRKLAAEEAELPTAGAEDEEGKKKAEEECSGRDDEVTQYCPKCRKNYYRLEYRANGTQTFDYCRDDGAESVNTENLSLNSVEYASSSEEQESSLYVRANSFKDARRSRKYTSKRSYQGYQRGPSRASSFKSNASGQTTGTLTRLTERNERASPLRFDGQQREDDEDDEQPERPVVESGHEAYVNIEPAMPKIAIYENYESDKENKRLDQNRRSECNNYDNVEPYSNRIDSLHGINRNPGEGGDGILRKHFIRDELPTTEGIAASSEQMELDDGTIFYEANTSGGSVGNNQQKYTEGMEMKQTIETNDDWYASASDMEDSDTALGKPYSNAAVNPVLECVNQILLQQSMDGFGDSNNNKDNTPGGDGAEDEEELYIRAQEPSVPVAAVQGPPKEHPQTTVRSKRVHFSTQNSMVQVPRISLQSSLSNGGSRKDDKLSPTYEIQSIYSNEYEPIGSEHNSYSNYYVDMESKLGSEDRERELALAEKRKTPPALPPKPANLLKLQQLSKNTQHQQQQHQQQQQRQTTPQGSKMTSPRSPSSVAHSDITESEPDYCSISEIQDSVKCVQIVAEIHKDACEDDYSIVGEEEDGTLARAGKQTSTSELLEESFADVPKLPNVAEIVPPVKKEPLNKYISQDNYITKSISSVSSTNSGASGGNKLASNGTVAGTVVSAVASSVLGTPSKKDGEFREQLSEIIAEINKQSPAIRNASKKQVPVKELGSPFRGVSQIPSVTFQSKLKPVDKLSFLSKVPGSGAGARVSSTHHTPKLSTSIGRPAALKPTLLKSSLSQKALSSTNLTLGSPFGSPSKSSVSYIPNLKPSSVAASSSAAAGTNGSPAKTSSSPKKATNGTSNGNATGSGVVSSTTNAQLSPTSPQLSVASAATTAAPPPPVIIAEDSKLPIQAEFDWYNLDAEYGKSSQPDVIVEADNVSNPDQETTGTDRDTAMECRKLQNAVGCAKTDDLLLNGNAAGPSNPENQSNGSGVEEEQEDELENVEYNLDEEYKSVAPMVPPPDIIQKSSVHTPPITPPKSGKIPYNSLSFKELMQLNETPKAVGATEKAKTKATGTAASSVENGNGTGTGNYEHFLDDSGLCSKPIILPRKKRVYYSGPFV; encoded by the exons atgcgtgCCCCAACAGTAACTGCAACCACGGTAACCGTAGCGCCCGCTGCCGGTGGAACAATGTTTGGCATCACAAACGCACATCTCGTCCAGTCGCTGAGTGGACCGGCGTCGACCGGAACGATCGGATTACCGCCGATTAAAGCGGACAGTCCAACCGGCCCGGTGCAACTTACGTCGTCCGGTGGTACCGGGCGTGTCAAAGTGAACCGTGCGTCATCGGTCTgtggaccgggaccgggcatGATGCTGGTATCATCGCTGAAGGCTTCCAGCCGCAGCGGTACCAGTAGCCCCGTCAAACGGAACTCCAGTTCCAGCTCGAGCTTCGGCAGTAGCAGCGATCGCCGGAGCATCTTCTACACCGATACCGAACCGGAGCAGGGTAGCAAG ACACAAACATCGAAACAATACGACGGAGTGGTCAATGATGAAAGTTGCTCCGCTTCGAAGATCTACACCCTGGCCCCAGTGACGACCACCAGTGGATCCGATGTGGACGAGGTCAAGCAACCGCGCCAGGATCGACGAAAGATGGCGGCGACAGGAAACGGTGGTACGGCAGGTGTGCGAGCCGAAGAGCTACTGCGAAGGCTGGGCGATGGTCAGGTacgaagcaagcagcagcgaccATCGAGCACCGGGCTAGAGGGTGTTATCGGCCCGAAGGCCCACCTGAAGCTAGTCAGCCAGGAGCTGGAATGGGAGCGCAAATTGCGTGACGATCAACTGTCCCGCATCCTGAAGGCACTGATTGGCTTCGAGAACCGGCTGAAGAACGAGCAGAACCGCATTAGGCAGCAGCTGTACGAGAAGGATGACGTTATAAATCGACAGAATTGTACGATAAATCGGATGAAGCGGAAGCTGGCCGCAGAAGAGGCAGAACTGCCGACCGCTGGTGCGGAGGAtgaggaagggaagaagaaggctgAGGAGGAGTGCAGTGGCCGAGACGACGAAGTTACTCAGTACTGCCCAAAGTGTCGTAAAAACTATTATCGTCTCGAGTACCGAGCGAACGGGACGCAGACCTTTGACTACTGTCGGGATGATGGAGCGGAGAGTGTAAATACGG AAAACTTGTCCCTTAATAGCGTTGAGTACGCTTCATCGAGTGAGGAGCAGGAATCGTCGCTGTACGTTCGGGCGAACTCGTTCAAGGATGCACGTCGCAGCCGGAAGTACACCAGCAAACGGTCCTACCAGGGTTACCAGCGAGGACCGTCCCGAGCAAGTAGCTTCAAAAGTAATGCATCCGGTCAGACCACCGGAACGCTAACGAGGCTAACGGAGCGCAATGAACGGGCGAGTCCGCTGCGTTTCGATGGCCAGCAGAGggaagacgacgaggacgatgagcaACCGGAGCGCCCGGTAGTCGAGAGTGGCCACGAGGCGTACGTTAATATTGAACCGGCTATGCCGAAGATTGCAATTTATGAAAACTATGAAAGCGATAAGGAGAACAAACGATTGGATCAGAATCGTCGTTCCGAGTGCAACAACTACGATAACGTGGAACCGTACTCGAATCGGATTGATTCGCTGCACGGAATCAATCGAAATCCCGGAGAAGGTGGAGATGGTATCCTGCGGAAGCATTTCATTCGCGATGAATTACCTACGACGGAAGGCATAGCGGCAAGTAGCGAACAGATGGAGCTCGATGATGGGACGATCTTTTACGAAGCAAACACAAGCGGCGGTAGCGTCGGTAACAATCAGCAAAAGTACACCgagggtatggagatgaagcAGACGATCGAAACGAATGACGATTGGTATGCGAGTGCCAGCGATATGGAGGATTCGGATACGGCTCTCGGGAAACCGTACAGCAATGCGGCCGTCAATCCGGTGCTGGAGTGTGTCAACCAG ATTCTGCTTCAACAATCGATGGATGGTTTCGgagacagcaacaacaacaaggacaACACTCCAGGAGGCGACGGTgccgaggatgaggaggagctATACATTCGTGCACAAGAACCATCGGTCCCGGTGGCAGCAGTACAAGGGCCACCGAAGGAGCATCCACAGACGACCGTACGTTCGAAGCGGGTTCACTTCTCTACCCAAAACAGTATGGTGCAAGTGCCACGGATATCGCTACAATCTTCGCTCTCGAACGGTGGCTCCCGAAAGGACGATAAACTATCACCAACGTACGAGATTCAGAGCATCTACAGTAACGAGTACGAGCCGATTGGGTCGGAACATAATTCTTACTCAAACTACTACGTTGACATGGAGTCCAAGCTAGGTTCGGAGGATCGCGAACGGGAGCTGGCGCTGGCGGAGAAGCGcaaaacaccaccagcattaccaccgaaaccggcgaACTTActgaagctgcagcagctatCGAAGAAcactcagcatcagcagcagcaacatcagcaacagcagcagcgccaaacTACGCCCCAAGGTTCCAAGATGACCTCACCTCGCAGTCCTTCCTCGGTGGCTCACAGTGACATCACCGAGTCGGAACCGGACTATTGCTCGATCAGCGAAATACAGGACTCGGTGAAGTGCGTCCAGATTGTGGCCGAGATTCACAAGGATGCGTGCGAAGATGATTACTCGATCgtgggagaagaagaggacggTACGTTGGCGAGGGCTGGAAAGCAAACCTCAACGTCCGAGCTGCTCGAAGAGTCTTTCGCTGACGTTCCAAAATTGCCGAACGTGGCGGAAATAGTGCCACCGGTTAAGAAGGAGCCGCTGAACAAGTACATCAGCCAAGACAACTATATTACCAAATCCATCAGTAGCGTGAGCAGCACGAACAGTGGCGCAAGTGGTGGGAACAAGCTGGCAAGCAATGGCACTGTTGCAGGAACGGTCGTCAGTGCTGTAGCCTCTTCGGTGCTGGGAACACCCAGCAAAAAAGATGGTGAATTCCGGGAGCAGCTGTCGGAGATTATTGCGGAAATCAACAAGCAATCACCGGCCATTAGGAACGCTTCGAAGAAGCAGGTACCGGTGAAGGAGCTCGGTTCGCCCTTCCGTGGCGTGTCGCAGATACCGAGCGTGACCTTCCAGTCGAAGCTGAAGCCGGTCGATAAGCTTAGCTTTTTGTCCAAGGTACCGGGCAGTGGAGCTGGAGCACGTGTGTCATcaacgcaccacacaccgaAGCTGAGCACGTCGATCGGTCGACCGGCGGCCCTCAAGCCAACGTTGCTCAAATCATCACTCTCGCAGAAAGCTCTCTCCAGTACGAACCTTACGCTGGGCAGTCCCTTTGGAAGTCCGTCGAAATCATCCGTTTCGTACATTCCAAATCTGAAACCTTCGTCAGTGGCGGCATCCTCGAGCGCAGCTGCTGGTACCAATGGCAGTCCAGCAAAGACATCCTCATCGCCGAAGAAAGCGACAAATGGAACGTCTAATGGGAATGCAACAGGAAGTGGAGTAGTTTCGTCGACAACGAATGCACAACTATCACCGACTTCACCACAACTATcggtagcatcagcagcaacaacagcagcaccaccaccgccagtcaTTATCGCCGAGGATAGCAAATTACCCATTCAAGCGGAATTTGATTGGTATAATTTGGACGCTGAGTACGGGAAATCGTCCCAACCGGATGTTATCGTGGAAGCAGACAACGTTTCCAACCCTGACCAGGAGACGACCGGAACCGACCGGGATACTGCGATGGAGTGCCGGAAGTTACAAAACGCTGTTGGGTGTGCAAAAACGGAcgatctgctgctgaacgGAAATGCGGCCGGACCGAGTAATCCAGAGAACCAGAGCAATGGTAGTGGTGtcgaggaagagcaggaagatGAACTCGAAAACGTTGAGTACAACCTGGACGAGGAGTACAAGAGTGTGGCACCGATGGTGCCTCCACCGGACATAATTCAAAAGTCCTCGGTACATACCCCACCGATAACGCCTCCAAAGAGTGGCAAAATCCCCTACAACAGTTTGTCCTTCAAGGAGCTAATGCAGTTGAACGAAACACCGAAAGCTGTTGGTGCCACGGAAAAGGCGAAAACCAAGGCCACTGGAACGGCTGCGAGTTCGGTCGAAAACGgcaacggaaccggaacaggaaACTACGAACATTTTCTCGACGATTCCGGGCTCTGCTCGAAGCCGATCATTCTACCGAGGAAGAAGCGCGTCTACTATTCGGGACCATTCGTCTGA